CTTCATCGGATAAATCTGAGTTGGGCAAATATAGCCAACTATGCTCATCATGATGAACTGATGGATCATGTGGTGCGACTTGGAGAGTATCCTCCTCGTCAGCTGGACCAGTCACCATGTATGTGTGAGTGTTTGCGTCTTTCTGAATCTCGTCTAATCTCTGCTGCTTTTCTCGCTCATGCTCTCGATAGTTTCGTTTCCTCTCTATTGCCTCAAATGCACTCCGGGCTTTCTCAGTAGGATACAAACGCAAGTCTTCTCGTACAAGATCGAACTTGAGTAGTCCACTAAGATCCAAACCTTCCTCTTCCATTCGTTTGGCGATACGATTGTACCTCTGAATGACATCCAGTCTAGTACCATTGGATAGTTTGTCAAGCACCTCTTCCGGCTTTACCCGAATTTCATCAGCGGCAGCCGACTTCGCTTCATCATTCTGCTCCAATAGCTGACCAAGGTGATCTAACCGACGCTGAACTTCGTCACCTGCCTCACTAATAGGTTTATTTTCGCCATAGAACATATTCAAGCGGATCTCATCATCGGCCACTTCCGATGCGAAGAATCCATCCGATACTAGCTCTTTTAACAGAAATTCGCTTACCCCTCGATCCCCGCCAAGGACTCCGCTTTTCCTGTCCTTAACGACATCAGTGAGGTGGAAATCATCATCACCAACCTCATCATATATGTATTCGAGTACTTCTTGTCGTGGTTTGGAGAGATCATGGTACTGCTTTTCACTCTCAAACCGAACCTTCCCAGATCGAATGAGCCAGACGGCAGAATATGATATAATCAGTGAAGCGCCAATTGGGGCCACTATTTTCAGAATCCCTGTTGCGGGTTCCACATCTACGTAGGGAAGGATCACTCCCAGTGAAAAGAGTCCAATCGATACTAATGATAATAACAGGGATATAGTCACAAATCCGTGCTCTATTTGAAGTCTGTCTGAATGACTTGATATTGTCGATTGGCTATCATATTCAAACTCGTTTGCCGGGAGATCACCCGTGATTAAATCATTTACCGGACTGAGTTGCGTGACTGAATCGGACCTTGCCAAATGGTATACTGTTATCAAAGTTACAGTAGATACCAACCAGACACCCAACCCGATTTGAGTGTAAATACTATTGAATATCTGGGAGATATTTGCATCATTTCCGAATAGGCTAGAGACTACAGGCAAGAATAGTCCAAGAATGACTAAATTGGCTTTAATTATGCTAAGAGACTGGTTCGCAACCTTTTCCAATTCATTTGACTGCGAACGTAGTCGGTCTAAGACAACGGTGGAGATCTGATCTGAGAGGGTTGTTGCCTCCGAACCGTTTGTTTCCATAGTGGGTAATAACACGTCGCTGGGTATCGGTTTAAAATTGTGGTCAGTGCCCTCGCTGTGCGGTGTATTTTGGAAAGGTGGCCTTAGCCACACGACTAAGGGGAACCCGGAAGCTCGCGTTCCGGGTTCCCCCTGGTCGCGCGGCTGGGTGACGTGACCGAACGGGAACGAACCCAGCCGCGCGACGCGCCGGGGTGGGGGTGTACGGGACGATATTGCCGCTAAAATGATGTGCTGAACAGTGATGCCTCTCACCAGGGGGCGCGCTACCCCCCGGACCACTCGTCAGCGGGCGGGCATCCGGCAGCCTTCCAGGCGTCGAAGTCGAAGCTCTCGTTCCGACGTTCCTGCTGTTCTCTGGTGATGTACTCCTGGCTGCGCTGTCCCTCGAAGACGTTCCGAAGGTCGCGGAAGCGATCGCGGGCACCGTCGGCGTAGGTGACGACGACGTGGACGCCGTAGACGTTGTTCTCGACGAACTGCGTGTACGCTGTCTTCACCTCGCGCATGATCTCGCGGGCTTCTGCTCGATCGTCGGGCTGGTAGCCCATCTGCAGCAACTTCCGGCAGTCGTCGCCCTCGCGGACGGTGATGGCGTACTCGCGCCGCAGGCGACTCCAGCGCGTCTTCTCCTGCGCCTCGGCGGCGTCGGCCAGATCCATCACAGCACTCCCGACCGACTGCTCGAAGCGCTCACCGGCCGCTCGCACCCGCTTGAGCAGCTCCTGCTGGATCTTCTTCGATTCGAGTTCCATCTCGCCGTAGGTATGACGAATCAGTCCTTCCAGCCGGTCGATCACCGTGCGGATCGTTCGGTACGTGTAGCCCGTCTGCTCGGCTGCCTCCTGGGGCGAGACCTTCCCGCCGTCGGTCAGTAGCAGCTCGGTCACGTCCCGGTCGGCGCGGCTCATGTCGCCCCAGAGCTTCATCACTCGATGTTCCTGCTCGTCCTCGATCTCTGGAAGCGGGCACTTGACGATCTTCCGCGCTTCCGTAGTGTCTTCGACCGACCAGTATGGATCGAAGTCGACGAATGCGCCACTGTCGGCGGTGGTGGCGATGCCGGTCCACTCCAGACAGTTCAGGATCGTCTCCTCCAGCTCCCGGCGAGCGTCGTCGAGGTCATCCCACCGAACAGTATCGTCGGTACGACTCGTCTGATAGGACACCTCGAATTTCGGATGGTACGGCGCGTCGCCCGGTTCGTACTCCTCGGGATGGTTCGGATAGTAGTGCTTGAGTTCCTTCCCCAGCCCATGCCCACGGACCAGCTCGTCGGCCTTCTCATCCTCGATCGTCGTGGTGACGTA
Above is a genomic segment from Halomicrobium sp. LC1Hm containing:
- a CDS encoding MarR family transcriptional regulator produces the protein MSRHLKCAPHEGDVRFTVGVHPDPAVQDHGLAPYYAMHGFMKEWGDRWQTQGKPTRDIEFNGQQWATAFDYSKSGLDPWDNPSFEIEEVREFQFYFVAKDSPHYSGEPADQDPRTKGGTITIRPRWPNLTSDGKPVSVPQYGEPYIDVQVQASNIPHEKYLTLVQRVMDAYGISSRYFDQPHPDSHVNDLAYYVRLYRDSSGPLYAPDGPIARCHTLIQGDRSGYRKHVEDNTKIPGYYVTTTIEDEKADELVRGHGLGKELKHYYPNHPEEYEPGDAPYHPKFEVSYQTSRTDDTVRWDDLDDARRELEETILNCLEWTGIATTADSGAFVDFDPYWSVEDTTEARKIVKCPLPEIEDEQEHRVMKLWGDMSRADRDVTELLLTDGGKVSPQEAAEQTGYTYRTIRTVIDRLEGLIRHTYGEMELESKKIQQELLKRVRAAGERFEQSVGSAVMDLADAAEAQEKTRWSRLRREYAITVREGDDCRKLLQMGYQPDDRAEAREIMREVKTAYTQFVENNVYGVHVVVTYADGARDRFRDLRNVFEGQRSQEYITREQQERRNESFDFDAWKAAGCPPADEWSGG